Proteins from a single region of Engystomops pustulosus chromosome 5, aEngPut4.maternal, whole genome shotgun sequence:
- the RMDN1 gene encoding regulator of microtubule dynamics protein 1 codes for MAAGTRSTLLSWVRHLRRGRITGLTGCSRSISTHVPKKSALLKNGLVWSSLSLLAIGSYSWKKRAAVVYASIRVEDVKEQADYLYGSGDTEKLHEFLSQYRQSNDAEVLWRLARASRDLAQLSKTAPNDKKKLVYEARELAQKALEINESCSAAHKWYAICLSDVGDYEGMKVKIGNAYIIRNHFQRAIELNPKDATTIHLIGVWCYMFAELPWYQKKIASALFATPPSSTFEEALVYFEMAEEVDPNFYSKNLLYLGKTFLRLKDNELALEWLQKAKDYPVRTEEDKEVYKEATDLLKSLGVKA; via the exons ATGGCCGCGGGGACACGGAGCACGCTGCTGAGCTGGGTGCGGCACCTACGGCGCGGCCGTATCACTGGGCTCACGGGCTGTTCCCGCTCTATCAGCACTCAT GTTCCAAAGAAAAGTGCCTTACTGAAGAACGGCCTTGTGTGGTCTTCCTTGTCTTTGCTTGCCATAGGATCTTATAGCTGGAAGAAGAGGGCCGCAGTAGTATATGCCAGTATTAGAG TTGAGGATGTGAAGGAGCAGGCGGATTATCTTTATGGAAGTGGAGACACAGAGAAGTTACACGAGTTCCTGAGCCAATACAGGCAGAG TAATGATGCTGAGGTTCTCTGGAGACTTGCCCGCGCCTCTAGGGATTTGGCTCAACTGAGTAAAACTGCCCCCaacgacaaaaaaaaattggtgtacGAAGCCCGGGAATTAGCCcaaaaagcactagaaataaATGAATCCTGCTCAGCGGCTCATAAG TGGTATGCCATTTGCCTTAGTGATGTGGGAGATTACGAAGGCATGAAAGTGAAAATCGGAAATGCCTACATTATACGGAACCATTTTCAG AGAGCCATAGAGCTAAATCCTAAAGATGCCACCACTATCCATCTTATTGGCGTCTG GTGCTACATGTTTGCTGAACTGCCCTGGTACCAGAAGAAAATAGCTTCTGCCTTATTTGCTACCCCCCCTTCCTCCACATTTGAAGAG GCTTTGGTATATTTTGAGATGGCTGAAGAAG ttGATCCAAATTTCTACAGCAAAAATCTGCTGTACTTAGGAAAGACATTTCTGAGGCTGAAGGACAATGAGTTGGCCTTGGAGTGGCTGCAGAAAGCCAAAGACTATCCTGTGCGGACGGAGGAGGACAAGGAG gtCTATAAGGAGGccacagatctcctgaagtccctgGGTGTGAAAGCCTGA